The Thermodesulfobacterium sp. TA1 sequence AAAATACATCGTCAAAAGGGACACTATGCAACCTTACCTAAATACTTGAATAATTTTTATAAAGAATTATAATACTAAAACTAAGGTAATACTTTAATGGAGGTAAGGAATGACTAAAAATCTTGCAAGTTCCTCAGTTCTTACTAAAAAGTTTCAAATTACTTTACCTAAAAAAATAAGACAAATTCTTGAAGTAAAATCTGGAGAAAGGATAGGTTTTATAGTTGAAGGAAATGAAGTAAAAATTGTTCCTTTAAAATCAAAACTTGAAGAAAATTTTGGAAAAGTAAAAGCACTTAGGAAGCCAGAAAATTTCAAAGAAATAAGAAATTTCGTGGAAAAAGAAATGGCAAAAAATGTGATAGAGGAACTTAAATGAGAAAATTTTTAGATACCAATATTTTCCCTCGTTATCTTACAAAAGATGATGAAGAAAAGGCCTATAAGGTTTTAGATTTATTAAAGAAAATAGAAAAGGGAGAAGAAAAAGTAATTACAAGCCCGTTAGTGATTTTTGAATTGATATTTACTCTTCAAAAGTATTATAAACTTCCAAAAGAGGAAATAAAGAATTTAGTTTTGCCTCTAATTAATTTGAGAGGGTTGAAATTACCTTATAAAGCTGTTTTTGAAAAAACTTTAGAAGTATTTCCTAATACAAACGTCTCTTTTGCAGACCTTTTTAATTATTTTTTTATGTTAGAACATGAAGTAAAAGAAATTTATTCATACGACGAAGATTTTGACGAACTTCCAGAAGTAAAAAGATTAGTTCCTTAATAAATTGCTAGGTAGTGTCTCATTAATTGTGTAAAGACTTGAGGGAAAGGGAAGGGTATGGTAGCTTCCCCAATGCATAATAACCAAAACTACCAGAAAGGAGGGGAAGCTACCGTGAAAGAAAAAACTAAAACTTTAACAAAACAACCTATAGAAAGGATTCTAAACTTTTTTCAGCAAGAAGTCAACAATCTTATTAAAAACCTTTTAGAAAACCTTATGCTTGAAGAAAGAAGGATTTATTTAGAAGAGCAAGAAGCCTATGCAAATGGTTTTTATACCAGAGATTTACTTTTCGTGTCTTCCTACTTCCTGAAAGAAGGAGGGCTGAAAAGCATTTCCCGGTTAATAAAGGTGACTGAAGATGAAGTTAAAGAACTTATTTGTCTATTCGGCGAAATGAGGTAGCAAAGGAGCCAGTATATTTAGCTTTAGGGATAAAGTCTGATGGGAGAAGAGAAATACTTGGATTTTGGATATTTGGGTCTGAAGGGAAGGGGGTTAGCGAAAGAGATAAAAAGGAGGATAAAGGTAATAGAAGTATTTCCGGATGAAGGCTCTGTTGAGAGGTTGTTATATTTAATCTTGAAAGAACTGAATGAGAGGTTAAACTCAAGGAAGTTAAGAGGGTTTAATGAAATTGAATTGGGGAACTACCATGCCTTTCCCGGAAAATTTTTTACACAATAAAAGGGACACTATGAGTGCTACTCAAGAATTTTATTAAGTTTACTCAAGAAATTTCTAAAAATGAAATTTCTAAAATACATCGTCAAAATCTTCTTCCTCTGTCACTTTAAAGATCACTTTCTTTTCTTCCTATGGCGTTTTAAATTGTAACCATGAGTTCATCTTTACTTTTTTAGAAATTAAGGTTAAAATTTCATAACCATGATAACCAGGCAAAGAAATAACAACGTAGTTTGGCATAGACCTCTCGTTACAAGACAAATGAGAGAAGTTTTGAATGGGCACAAAAGCCTTGTTCTTTGGTTTACAGGTCTTCCAAGCTCTGGCAAGTCTACTATCGCCCACGCTTTAGAGAAAAAGCTCTATGACCTAAAGGTAAGAACTTACACCTTAGATGGAGACAACATACGTCACGGACTTTGTAGTGACTTAGGTTTTTCTCCTGAGGAGAGAGCTGAAAATTTGCGAAGAATTGCAGAAGTAATTAAGCTCTTTTTAGACGCTGGTATCGTTGTTCTCTGTGCTTTCGTTTCTCCTTACAAAAAAGATAGAGAAAAGGTCAAAAAAATAGTAGGAAACGAAAACTTCGTTGAAATCTACTGTAGGTGTCCTGTTGAGGTGTGTAAGAAAAGAGATCCTAAGGGATTTTACGAGAAAGCAGAAAAAGGAGAGATTAAGAACTACACGGGAGTTTCTGCTCCTTATGAAGAGCCAGAAAATCCTGACCTCATTCTTGACACTCATTTGCTCACTGTAGAAGAAAGCGTAGAAAAGATTTTAAATTTTGTGATTGACAAAATTTTACTCAAAGGGGAACCTTCCCCAAAAGCTTCCGTTTAACTGCGTGGTTTTTACGATGTAATTGTAAAAATTTTTAAAAAGTTTTCTGTCTATTGTTCCAGGATCTTTCCAAAAGTCATTTAATTCTCCTTGAAAAGTAAGACCAGGAACGTCGTAAATTGCTCTTCCCATCGCTTTAACAGGAATATTGTGATACAAGGCTTGCAATCCAACTGTACTGTTTATCACCACAACTCCCAAACTGTTCTTAATTAAAGTAGGTAAATGCAAATCGTGAACGTAAAATACCCGTCCTTTTATACCAAATTTTTCTGCTAAGTTTTTAATAAGTTTTTTATAACACACAAAGCCTCTGTCAACTGGATGATGTTTAAAAACGATGAAGTGTTCTTTTAAAGCGTGCTTAGAAAATGATTCCAAGACTTCTTCAATAAATTCACTTACAGAATTGTACTCACTATGCACAAGAACTTGAGAATCGTTAAAAACCTGCAAGGGAACCAAAAAATACCTTTTTTTGAGCTCACCTGTTAACAGCGAAAAAATAGGTTTTTCGGTTATTTTATAAATTTTTTTTCTTATAACACCTCTTAATAAACATAAAAGATAAGGAACGTAAGGAAAGTAGTTTTTATATGGTTTGTAATGCGGAAATTTCCATCTCAGAAGTTCTAAAAACAAGTAATGTAAAAAGGAACTTAAAGCCCTTTTTGAGAACCGAAACTCGTTCGGTTTTGGTTCTGGAATTCCAAAATTAGGTAAATTTAAGTAAAATTGAGGATTTTTGGGAATTTTTGAAAATCCGTTTAATCCATACTTCTCCATAGTAATGTAGTGTGGTCTCACATAGCCTTCCTCAAAAACATACCAATCAATTTGATAATCTCTACAGACCTCAATTGCAACTTTGTGATATGGTTTATAATCTCCGTACATAAGAACTAAGTCAATTTCTTTTTCCTCAATAAGGTTTTCTAAAAACTTTCTAAAGTTTTCAAACTTATCGGTAAAGTTGTAAGAGTTTTTAAAATCAGGATAAGTTATCAAATCTCCTCCGTTGAAGTTTACTTTATAAACTTTTTTCCCAAGACTTTTAAGATACTTACCAAGTTTGTAGAAAAACAAACCTTTCGGTCCTTGAAGCAATAGAACACTTTTGTAAGGTAAAAGCTCCTTTTCTACATCTCTTGCCATAAAACTACGCTCTTAGTAACCATTTCAAGGCACAAATCCAGTTTTTGAGTTTTTTAAAAGGGTAAAAAGATTTCGATCGTAAAATTTTAACATTCCTTTCACGTTCTTCAATAATTCTATAGATGATAGTTTTGCAGTCTACAAATCCCTTTAACTTCCAATCGTAGTAAAGAGGATAAACTAGCAAAACCCCTGCAATAAGTTCTAAAAGGGAAAGTTTTCTTTTTCTCCTCGGGAAACTAACTTCGTCAAAGGTCAAACCCCATCCGGCGTAAAAGGCACCTCCGTAAGTGAAAACAGGTTTTTCTCTTATCAAAGCTTCAAACCCAGAAAGAGAACTTATGGTGTGGATTTCGTCTGCCACCTCAATTAAACTAAGGATGTCCGTCTCAGTTTCAATTCTATTACACATCTTTTGAATTTCTTTAAAGTTTTTTTCCATTCTTTTGTTCTTAGAAATTACGTCAGGATGTGGTTTGTAGATTATGTATTCTTCTGGATACTTTGTACGAACTCTTTTAATTAATTCGAAGTTCGTCTTTATTCCGTTTCCCAAAATAACTGCTTGGTCTGTTTCAACTTGACCAGGAACGAGGATTATTTTTTTGTCGTAGTTAGGTCTTTTCAAAGGTCTTGATGCTCCCACGTTATACTTTGTTATCCGATGCTTAATTATTAAATCCCGTATTTCTTCTGCCTCTTTAAGCTCTTCTTTACTAAACTGATAAGTATTTAGAATTCTTTCTAAATCACTTTCTTGAGTAGCATCGTAGTAAATGCCGGTTTTATCAATGACGATGCTCATTGGTGGGACAAATTCTGCACCTAAACCAACAGACCTTATGAAACCGTCCTCAACACATAAAACTTCAACATCCTTAGATATTAATTCAACCTCTTTTCTTGCTTTTGCTCCCCAAACTACGATAGCTGTATTCTTATTTTTAACGAGAACCTTTGCAAGACTTTCTACACTTTTCACTTCATTAAAGGGAGTTTTAAAAAAAGGTAAAAGCTGATTTCGCTTAAGGAAGTGCATTTTATAAAAGTAGTAACTTTTTCTACCAAAAAGGTTAGCCATTTTTCTTTGTTTTAGAATAAAATCAATAACGTCAAATATCGTTCCTTTTCTTCCGGTAACGGGATCTACGTAACGAGGATATTTTAAATATGTTGCAGTGAAAATTTCTAAGACTGTTCTTTTTCTATTTCTTCTTGGGCAGTTGACACGATCCTTCGTAATACCCCATCCTGCATAAAAGGGTAGCCCAAAGCAGTGAACTTCTTTTCCCAAAAGCAATGCTTCAAAACCCATCTGTGAGCTTACCGTGTAGACCTTGTCAAAAAATTCAAGTAGCGTTAGAGGATTGACGTCCTCGGCAATGAAAAAGACCTCTTTGTCCTTCTTAGCTAATTCAAAAAGATAACCCTTTTTCTTGCCAGACAAAACGTCGGGATGAATTTTAACATAAACATCAGCCTCTGGATTTTCCTCTTTAGCTTTGTTAAGCATTTCTCTAAAGGTGTTTTCTGTAGCACCTCCATAAAGAACAGAAGCATCCTTGTAAGTTTGGTCAACAACTAAAACTCTTTTCTCTTTCTTTCCCTTCAGGATATCTCTTTCTGCAAAAGGGGCGTAGTTGTATTTACTTATCTTTTTTTCTATGAGGACCTGTAAGGCCTTTTCCCCCTCTTCAAGTTCATCCTTTGTGAATTCGTAGTGATTTAGAATTTCCTCAAGTAAAGACGGAGTGTTTGCGTTGTAATAA is a genomic window containing:
- a CDS encoding AbrB/MazE/SpoVT family DNA-binding domain-containing protein produces the protein MTKNLASSSVLTKKFQITLPKKIRQILEVKSGERIGFIVEGNEVKIVPLKSKLEENFGKVKALRKPENFKEIRNFVEKEMAKNVIEELK
- the cysC gene encoding adenylyl-sulfate kinase; translation: MITRQRNNNVVWHRPLVTRQMREVLNGHKSLVLWFTGLPSSGKSTIAHALEKKLYDLKVRTYTLDGDNIRHGLCSDLGFSPEERAENLRRIAEVIKLFLDAGIVVLCAFVSPYKKDREKVKKIVGNENFVEIYCRCPVEVCKKRDPKGFYEKAEKGEIKNYTGVSAPYEEPENPDLILDTHLLTVEESVEKILNFVIDKILLKGEPSPKASV
- a CDS encoding capsule biosynthesis protein; this encodes MARDVEKELLPYKSVLLLQGPKGLFFYKLGKYLKSLGKKVYKVNFNGGDLITYPDFKNSYNFTDKFENFRKFLENLIEEKEIDLVLMYGDYKPYHKVAIEVCRDYQIDWYVFEEGYVRPHYITMEKYGLNGFSKIPKNPQFYLNLPNFGIPEPKPNEFRFSKRALSSFLHYLFLELLRWKFPHYKPYKNYFPYVPYLLCLLRGVIRKKIYKITEKPIFSLLTGELKKRYFLVPLQVFNDSQVLVHSEYNSVSEFIEEVLESFSKHALKEHFIVFKHHPVDRGFVCYKKLIKNLAEKFGIKGRVFYVHDLHLPTLIKNSLGVVVINSTVGLQALYHNIPVKAMGRAIYDVPGLTFQGELNDFWKDPGTIDRKLFKNFYNYIVKTTQLNGSFWGRFPFE
- a CDS encoding capsular polysaccharide biosynthesis protein codes for the protein MFLTFSKEIFSIPFLESFLEKKVVLYSQKVDLNQVTGVIGWGLKPTAKKARDFAKKHGLPYYALEDGFVCSYGLRVKGYPPLSLIVDPVGIYYNANTPSLLEEILNHYEFTKDELEEGEKALQVLIEKKISKYNYAPFAERDILKGKKEKRVLVVDQTYKDASVLYGGATENTFREMLNKAKEENPEADVYVKIHPDVLSGKKKGYLFELAKKDKEVFFIAEDVNPLTLLEFFDKVYTVSSQMGFEALLLGKEVHCFGLPFYAGWGITKDRVNCPRRNRKRTVLEIFTATYLKYPRYVDPVTGRKGTIFDVIDFILKQRKMANLFGRKSYYFYKMHFLKRNQLLPFFKTPFNEVKSVESLAKVLVKNKNTAIVVWGAKARKEVELISKDVEVLCVEDGFIRSVGLGAEFVPPMSIVIDKTGIYYDATQESDLERILNTYQFSKEELKEAEEIRDLIIKHRITKYNVGASRPLKRPNYDKKIILVPGQVETDQAVILGNGIKTNFELIKRVRTKYPEEYIIYKPHPDVISKNKRMEKNFKEIQKMCNRIETETDILSLIEVADEIHTISSLSGFEALIREKPVFTYGGAFYAGWGLTFDEVSFPRRKRKLSLLELIAGVLLVYPLYYDWKLKGFVDCKTIIYRIIEERERNVKILRSKSFYPFKKLKNWICALKWLLRA
- a CDS encoding PIN domain-containing protein is translated as MRKFLDTNIFPRYLTKDDEEKAYKVLDLLKKIEKGEEKVITSPLVIFELIFTLQKYYKLPKEEIKNLVLPLINLRGLKLPYKAVFEKTLEVFPNTNVSFADLFNYFFMLEHEVKEIYSYDEDFDELPEVKRLVP
- a CDS encoding transposase — its product is MGEEKYLDFGYLGLKGRGLAKEIKRRIKVIEVFPDEGSVERLLYLILKELNERLNSRKLRGFNEIELGNYHAFPGKFFTQ